A window of the Saccharomyces eubayanus strain FM1318 chromosome II, whole genome shotgun sequence genome harbors these coding sequences:
- the RTN1 gene encoding Rtn1p, which translates to MSAPVQHTPVQQQQQSCNCDLLLWRNPIQTGKYFGGSLLALLILKKVNLITFFLKVAYTVLFTTGSIEFVSKLFLGQGLITKYGPKECPNVAGFIKPRIDEALKQLPVFQAHIRKTVFAQVPKHTFKSAVALFLLHKFFSWFSIWTIMFVGDIFVFTLPVIYHSYKHEIDATVAQGVEISKQKTQEFSQLACEKSKPYLDKVESKLGPISKLVKNKTATVSSTTGPETATTVNLAAEVPLEPESKAYTSSAQVMPEVPEHEPSTTREFNVDELSNELKKSTKNLQDELEKNNA; encoded by the coding sequence ATGTCTGCTCCCGTTCAACATACTCCCgttcaacaacaacaacaaagctGTAATTGCGATTTGCTATTATGGAGGAACCCTATTCAAACCGGTAAATACTTTGGTGGGTCCTTATTAGCCttgttaattttgaaaaaagttaacTTGAtcactttctttttgaaggtTGCTTACACCGTACTATTCACAACAGGTTCCATTGAATTCGTATCCAAACTCTTTTTGGGCCAAGGTCTGATCACTAAGTATGGTCCTAAGGAATGTCCAAACGTCGCTGGCTTCATCAAGCCTCGCATCGATGAAGCCTTGAAGCAATTGCCAGTTTTCCAAGCCCACATAAGAAAAACCGTGTTCGCTCAGGTTCCTAAGCACACTTTCAAATCCGCTGTTGCCCTATTCCTCCTACACAAGTTCTTCTCATGGTTTTCCATCTGGACCATTATGTTCGTCGGCGACATCTTCGTTTTCACTTTGCCAGTTATCTACCACTCTTATAAACATGAAATCGACGCCACCGTCGCTCAAGGTGTAGAGATCTCCAAGCAAAAGACCCAGGAATTCTCCCAATTGGCCTgtgaaaaatcaaagccATATTTGGACAAGGTCGAATCTAAATTGGGCCCTATCTCCAAGTTGGTCAAAAACAAGACTGCTACTGTTTCCTCAACTACTGGTCCTGAAACCGCCACCACTGTCAACTTGGCCGCTGAAGTTCCATTAGAACCTGAGTCTAAAGCCTATACATCTTCCGCTCAAGTCATGCCAGAAGTCCCAGAACACGAGCCTTCTACTACCAGAGAATTCAACGTCGATGAATTGTCTAatgaattgaagaaaagtacAAAGAACTTGCAAgatgaattggaaaaaaacaacgCTTAA
- the SEC26 gene encoding coatomer subunit beta — translation MSSLSSQPAYTLVFDPSPSMETYSSTDFQKALEKGSDEQKIDTMKSILVAMLEGNPMPELLMHIIRFVMPSKNKELKKLLYFYWEIVPKLAEDGKLRHEMILVCNAIQHDLQHPNEYIRGNTLRFLTKLREAELLEQMVPSVLACLEYRHAYVRKYAILAVFSIYKVSEHLLPDAKEIINSFIVAETDPICKRNAFIGLAELDRENALHYLENNIADIENLDPLLQAVFVQFVRQDANRTPALKAQYIELLMELLTTTTSNEVIFETALALTILSANPTVLVPAVNKLIDLAVKVSDNNIKLIVLDRIQDINAKNAGALEDLTLDILRVLNAEDLDVRSKALDISMDLATSRNAEDVVQLLKKELQTTVNNPDQDKAMQYRQLLIKTIRTVAVSFVEMAAGVVSLLLDFIGDLNSVAASGVITFVKEVIEKYPQLRSNILENMVQSLDNVKSAKAYRGALWIMGEYAEEEHEVQHCWKHIRNSVGEVPILQSEARRLTQNQDDTEENEDDAAAKPTGPVILPDGTYATENAFDVKTSHKSVTDEERDSRPPIRRFILSGDFYTAAILANTIIKLVLRFEKVSKNKTVTNALKAEALLILVSIVRVGQSSLVEKKIDEDSLERVMTSISILLDEVNPDEKETEVKLLEVAFLDTTKSSFKKQIEISNKNKHKRALKDSNKNIEPIDKPIFFRQFAGADSTNVQNDSIEEDLQLAMKGDAIHASSSSSISKLKKIVPLCGFSDPVYAEACITNNQFDVVLDVLLVNQTKETLKNLHVQFATLGDLKIIDTPQKTNVIPHGFHKFTVTVKVSSADTGVIFGNIIYDGAHGEDARYVILNDVHVDIMDYIKPASTDDEHFRTMWNAFEWENKISVKSQLPTLHAYLKELITGTNMGILTPSESLGEDDCRFLSCNLYAKSSFGEDALANLCIEKDSKTDEVIGYVRIRSKGQGLALSLGDRVALIAKKTNKLNITHV, via the coding sequence ATGTCTTCACTTTCTTCACAACCAGCGTACACGTTGGTTTTTGATCCTTCTCCGAGTATGGAGACCTATTCAAGCACAGATTTCCAGAAAGCTCTTGAAAAGGGATCTGAcgaacaaaaaattgatactATGAAGTCAATTTTAGTGGCTATGTTGGAGGGGAACCCAATGCCTGAACTGTTGATGCATATCATCAGATTTGTCATGCCttccaaaaacaaagaactAAAGAAGCTTTTGTATTTCTACTGGGAAATTGTTCCCAAACTAGCAGAAGACGGGAAATTGAGACATGAAATGATTCTTGTCTGCAATGCCATTCAGCATGATTTGCAACATCCTAATGAGTATATTAGAGGTAACACTTTAAGATTTTTGACCAAATTGAGGGAGGCCGAGTTGTTAGAACAGATGGTTCCTTCTGTTTTGGCGTGTTTGGAATATCGCCATGCATACGTTCGTAAATACGCCATTTTAGCGGTTTTTTCCATTTACAAAGTCAGTGAGCATTTACTTCCGGATGCCAAAGAAATTATCAATTCGTTCATAGTGGCTGAAACTGACCCAATATGTAAAAGAAATGCATTCATTGGACTAGCTGAATTAGATCGCGAAAACGCCTTACActatttggaaaacaatatcGCTGATATAGAGAATCTAGATCCTTTATTGCAAGCTGTTTTCGTTCAGTTTGTTAGACAAGATGCGAACAGAACCCCCGCATTGAAAGCTCAATATATCGAACTATTAATGGAACTGCTCACCACCACAACATCTAACGAAGTGATCTTTGAGACTGCGCTAGCTTTGACTATCTTGTCTGCTAATCCAACTGTATTAGTTCCTGCTGTTAATAAGCTAATTGACTTAGCTGTCAAGGTTTCTGACAATAACATTAAGCTAATTGTTCTAGACCGTATCCAAGACATCAACGCCAAGAATGCAGGCgctttggaagatttgaCTTTAGATATTCTGAGAGTGTTGAACGCTGAAGATTTAGACGTTCGCTCAAAGGCGCTTGATATCTCTATGGATTTGGCTACATCCAGAAACGCTGAAGATGTCGTTCAgctcttgaaaaaggaattgcAAACAACCGTAAATAACCCAGATCAAGACAAGGCAATGCAATATAGACAATTATTGATTAAGACAATTCGTACTGTGGCAGTAAGCTTTGTAGAAATGGCAGCCGGTGTAGTATCTCTACTATTGGATTTCATCGGTGATCTGAATTCAGTTGCCGCCAGCGGTGTTATCACTTTTGTTAAAGAAGTCATCGAGAAATACCCACAACTAAGATCCAATATCCTCGAAAATATGGTCCAGTCCCTAGACAACGTCAAATCTGCTAAGGCATACCGTGGTGCATTATGGATTATGGGTGAATACGCTGAAGAAGAGCATGAAGTACAACATTGTTGGAAGCACATCCGTAATAGCGTTGGTGAAGTTCCTATCCTTCAGTCTGAAGCCCGGAGGTTGACACAAAACCAAGATGATACcgaagaaaacgaagacGACGCTGCCGCTAAGCCAACAGGTCCAGTTATTCTACCAGATGGTACGTATGCCACTGAGAACGCCTTTGATGTTAAAACTTCCCACAAATCGGTTACCGATGAAGAACGCGACTCTAGACCTCCAATCCGTCGTTTCATTCTAAGTGGTGATTTTTACACTGCCGCTATCCTAGCGAATACGATTATCAAATTGGTTCTaagatttgaaaaggtcTCTAAAAACAAAACCGTCACCAATGCTTTGAAGGCGGAAGctttattgattttggttAGTATTGTGAGAGTTGGTCAAAGTTCTTTAgtggagaagaaaatagaCGAAGATTCCTTAGAAAGAGTCATGACATCTATCTCCATTCTATTGGATGAAGTTAATCctgatgaaaaggaaaccgAAGTTAAGCTTTTGGAAGTTGCATTCTTGGACACTACTAAATCTTCATTCAAGAAGcaaattgaaatttcaaacaagaacaagcaTAAGAGAGCTCTAAAAGATAGTAACAAGAACATTGAGCCAATTGATAAACCAATTTTCTTTAGACAATTTGCTGGTGCGGACTCTACTAATGTCCAGAATGACAGTATTGAAGAGGATTTACAATTAGCAATGAAAGGTGATGCAATCCACGCTAGCAGTAGCTCCAGTATTTCTAAGCTGAAGAAAATCGTACCTTTATGTGGGTTTTCAGATCCAGTTTACGCTGAAGCTTGTATCACAAATAACCAGTTCGATGTGGTATTAGATGTTCTTCTGGTCAATCAAACTAAGGagactttgaaaaacttgcaTGTGCAGTTTGCAACCCTTggtgatttgaaaattattgataCACCTCAAAAGACTAATGTCATTCCTCATGGCTTCCATAAATTTACCGTTACTGTCAAGGTTTCTTCTGCTGACACCGGTGTTATTTTCGGTAATATTATTTACGATGGTGCACATGGTGAAGATGCTCGTTATGTTATCTTGAACGATGTCCATGTTGATATTATGGATTACATTAAGCCAGCCAGTACCGATGATGAACATTTCCGTACTATGTGGAATGCTTTTGAATGGGAAAACAAGATTTCAGTCAAATCACAACTACCAACACTGCATGcttatttgaaagaattgatCACGGGAACAAACATGGGTATTTTAACACCATCAGAGTCTTTAGGAGAAGATGACTGTAGATTCTTAAGTTGTAACTTGTATGCAAAATCATCTTTCGGAGAAGATGCCCTGGCCAACTTatgtattgaaaaggatTCCAAGACCGATGAAGTCATAGGTTATGTGCGTATCCGTTCAAAGGGACAAGGTCTGGCTCTGTCATTAGGTGATAGAGTGGCATTGATTGCTAAAAAGACTAATAAACTCAATATTACCCATGTTTGA
- the MRPL7 gene encoding mitochondrial 54S ribosomal protein uL5m, with amino-acid sequence MQKFTSVTHRSFSHSCINAKAACSLIKPVHHLVKIDKSKLSPRFPELKYDKSDIRSPGFKPKDTHADRLNDHYLNTLQSDLLLINYSHNAAVEKGLKQRAWSGDSPYHLNRPPKNPQGSKVQLPDIHPIKWGNIPGLENVVINCFVREARENQLFAITAALQLQQITGCKPKPIFSKNDVPTWKLRKGHQMGAKVELKGKEMSQFLTTLTEIVLPRIREYKGISNQSGNRFGGISFGLTAEDIKFFPEIDANQDSWPKTFGMHININTSAQLDYQARTLLSGFQFPFFGDEK; translated from the coding sequence ATGCAAAAGTTTACATCAGTTACTCATAGATCATTTTCCCATTCATGTATTAATGCTAAAGCTGCATGCTCGTTAATCAAACCCGTTCATCACTTAGTAAAGATTGACAAATCAAAGTTATCCCCTAGGTTTCCAGAACTGAAATACGATAAAAGTGATATTAGGTCACCTGGATTCAAACCAAAAGACACTCACGCAGACAGGCTCAATGATCATTATCTAAACACTCTACAATCCGACCTTCTGTTGATCAATTATTCGCACAATGCGGCCGTAGAAAAAGGCCTTAAACAAAGAGCATGGAGTGGGGATTCGCCATATCACTTGAACAGACCACCTAAGAATCCTCAGGGTTCTAAAGTCCAACTACCTGATATCCATCCCATCAAATGGGGCAATATCCCTGGATTAGAAAATGTTGTGAtaaattgttttgttaGAGAGGCAAGAGAAAACCAGTTGTTTGCTATCACTGCAGCTCTTCAATTACAACAAATAACCGGATGCAAACCCaaaccaattttttctaaaaacGATGTTCCTACCTGGAAACTAAGAAAGGGCCATCAGATGGGGGCCAAAGTTGAATTGAAAGGTAAGGAAATGTCACAGTTTTTAACGACATTGACGGAAATCGTTTTACCAAGAATAAGAGAATACAAAGGTATTAGCAACCAATCCGGGAATAGATTTGGTGGAATAAGTTTTGGTTTGACCGCTGAAGATATCAAGTTTTTCCCTGAAATTGATGCGAACCAAGACTCATGGCCAAAAACTTTTGGTATGCATATAAACATAAACACTTCTGCTCAATTAGACTACCAGGCAAGAACTTTGTTAAGTGGATTCCAGTTCCCATTCTTCGgagatgaaaaataa
- the HEM1 gene encoding 5-aminolevulinate synthase — translation MQRSIFARFGNSSATVSALSRLSPTAAPYAKNGYATTTGAGAATATASASSTNAAAAAAAAANHSTQDSGFDYEGMIDSELQKKRLDKSYRYFNNINRLAKEFPLAHRQTEADKVTVWCSNDYLALSKHPEVLDAMHKTIDKYGCGAGGTRNIAGHNIPTLNLEAELATLHKKEGALAFSSCYVANDAVLSLLGQKMKDLVIFSDELNHASMIVGIKHANVKKHIFKHNDLNELERLLQSYPKSTPKLIAFESVYSMAGSVADVEKICDLADKYGALTFLDEVHAVGLYGPHGAGVAEHCDFESHRASGIATPKTNDKGGAKTVMDRVDMITGTLGKSFGSVGGYVAASRKLIDWFRSFAPGFIFTTTLPPSVMAGATAAIRYQRCHIDLRTAQQRHTMYVKKAFHDLGIPVIPNPSHIVPVLIGNADLAKQASDILINKHQIYVQAINFPTVARGTERLRITPTPGHTNDLSDILISAVDDVFNELQLPRVRDWENQGGLLGVGEAGFVEEPNLWTSKQLSLTNDDLNPNVRDPIIKQLEVSSGIQH, via the coding sequence ATGCAACGTTCCATCTTCGCGAGGTTCGGCAACTCTTCTGCCACGGTTTCCGCTCTCAGTAGGCTGTCTCCCACAGCCGCACCATATGCGAAAAACGGTTATGCCACCACCACCGGTGCTGGCGCCGCTACTGCCACTGCCTCAGCTTCATCTACGAACGCAGCAGCTGCCGCTGCTGCCGCCGCTAACCACTCCACCCAGGACTCGGGCTTCGATTACGAAGGCATGATTGATTCTGAACTgcagaagaaaagactaGACAAGTCATACAGATATTTTAACAACATTAATCGTCTGGCCAAGGAGTTTCCTTTAGCTCACCGTCAGACTGAAGCCGACAAGGTCACCGTTTGGTGTTCTAACGATTACCTGGCGTTGTCTAAGCACCCAGAAGTGTTGGACGCCATGCATAAAACCATCGACAAGTACGGTTGTGGTGCTGGTGGTACAAGAAACATTGCTGGTCACAACATCCCCACTTTGAACTTGGAGGCGGAATTGGCTACTTTGCACAAGAAGGAAGGTGCTTTGGCCTTCTCGTCCTGTTACGTGGCCAACGACGCCGTCTTGTCCTTATTGGGCCAAAAGATGAAGGACCTGGTGATTTTTTCCGATGAACTAAACCATGCCTCCATGATCGTCGGTATCAAGCATGCCAATGTTAAGAAACATATTTTCAAACACAACGACTTGAACGAATTGGAGAGGTTGCTACAGTCGTATCCTAAGTCCACTCCGAAACTAATTGCATTCGAATCCGTGTACTCTATGGCCGGTTCAGTTGCCGACgtagaaaaaatttgtgaTTTGGCTGATAAATACGGTGCTCTAACCTTTTTGGATGAAGTTCACGCCGTCGGCCTATATGGTCCTCATGGTGCAGGTGTTGCTGAGCATTGTGATTTTGAAAGTCACCGCGCAAGCGGTATTGCTACCCCAAAGACCAACGACAAAGGCGGTGCAAAAACCGTGATGGACCGTGTCGACATGATCACCGGTACCTTGGGTAAGTCATTTGGTAGTGTGGGTGGCTATGTAGCTGCCTCTAGAAAACTAATCGATTGGTTCAGATCATTTGCACCTGGTTTTATTTTCACCACCACTTTGCCACCTTCTGTCATGGCTGGTGCTACAGCCGCTATCAGGTACCAACGTTGCCATATAGATCTAAGAACCGCCCAACAAAGGCACACCATGTACGTAAAGAAGGCCTTCCATGACCTGGGCATCCCTGTGATTCCAAATCCTTCCCACATTGTCCCAGTGTTGATTGGTAATGCCGATTTAGCAAAGCAAGCTTCTGATATCTTAATCAACAAGCACCAAATTTACGTACAAGCCATCAACTTCCCTACCGTCGCCCGTGGTACGGAAAGATTGAGAATTACCCCAACGCCAGGCCACACGAACGACCTATCTGATATTCTAATTAGCGCCGTAGACGACGTGTTCAATGAACTACAATTGCCACGTGTCAGAGACTGGGAAAACCAAGGCGGTCTGTTGGGTGTTGGCGAAGCCGGATTCGTGGAAGAACCCAACTTATGGACATCGAAGCAATTATCTTTGACTAATGACGACTTGAACCCTAATGTAAGAGACCCAATTATCAAACAACTCGAGGTGTCCAGTGGTATTCAACATTGA
- the LYS4 gene encoding homoaconitate hydratase LYS4, with protein MLRSTAATRSFHSSRAWLKGQNLTEKIVQTYAVDLPKGKVVYSGDYVSIKPAHCMSHDNSWPVALKFMGLGATKIKNPSQIVNTLDHDIQNKSEKNLTKYKNIENFAKKHNVDYYPAGRGIGHQIMIEEGYAFPLNMTVASDSHSNTYGGLGSLGTPIVRTDAAAIWATGQTWWQIPPVAQVELKGKLPQGVSGKDIIVALCGLFNNDQVLNHAIEFTGDSLNALPIDHRLTIANMTTEWGALSGLFPVDETLINWYKNRLQKLGTNDHPRINPTTIRELEERAQIVRPDNDASYAKKLVIDLSTLTHYVSGPNSVKVSNTVQDLSKQDIKINKAYLVSCTNSRLSDLQSAAQVVCPTGDLNKVNKVAPGVQFYIAAASSEIEKDARQTGAWEKLLKAGCIPLPSGCGPCIGLGAGLLEPGEVGISATNRNFKGRMGSKDALAYLASPAVVAASAVLGKIGSPAEVLSISEIPFDGVKTQITENTVSEEKGETEAPVPKQSVEILEGFPREISGELVFCDADNINTDGIYPGKYTYQDDVPKETMAKVCMENYDADFQTRAHPGDIVISGFNFGTGSSREQAATALLAKGINLVVSGSFGNIFSRNSINNALLTLEIPTLVKKLREKYQDAPKELTRRTGWFLKWDVANAKVVVTEGSLDGPVIMEQKVGELGKNLQEIIVKGGLEGWVKSQL; from the coding sequence ATGTTACGATCAACCGCTGCTACTCGCTCATTCCATAGCTCCAGAGCCTGGTTGAAGGGCCAAAACTTGACTGAGAAGATCGTCCAGACCTACGCAGTGGACCTGCCCAAGGGCAAAGTTGTCTATTCCGGCGACTACGTCTCCATCAAGCCGGCTCACTGTATGTCCCACGATAATTCTTGGCCTGTGGCTTTGAAGTTCATGGGACTTGGTGCCACCAAGATCAAGAACCCCTCACAGATCGTGAACACCCTCGACCACGATATCCAGAATAAGTCTGAAAAAAACCTGACCAAATACAAGAACATCGAGAACTTTGCCAAAAAGCACAATGTCGACTACTACCCTGCAGGTAGAGGTATCGGCCATCAAATCATGATCGAGGAGGGCTACGCATTCCCCTTGAACATGACGGTCGCATCCGACTCGCACTCAAACACCTACGGTGGCCTTGGTTCGCTGGGGACCCCCATAGTGAGAACAGACGCTGCGGCCATATGGGCCACGGGCCAGACCTGGTGGCAGATCCCACCGGTGGCCCAAGTGGAGTTGAAGGGCAAACTACCACAAGGAGTCTCCGGTAAAGATATCATCGTCGCATTATGTGGGCTCTTCAACAACGACCAGGTCCTAAACCACGCGATTGAATTCACAGGCGACTCTTTGAACGCGCTACCCATTGACCATAGACTGACTATAGCCAACATGACCACTGAGTGGGGGGCTCTTTCTGGCCTGTTCCCCGTAGACGAAACTTTGATCAACTGGTATAAGAACCGTTTACAAAAATTGGGCACAAATGACCATCCAAGAATCAACCCAACAACCATCCGTGAACTGGAGGAAAGGGCGCAGATTGTTAGACCAGACAACGATGCCAGCTATGCCAAAAAACTGGTCATCGATCTATCCACGCTTACCCACTACGTTTCAGGCCCCAACAGTGTCAAGGTCTCGAATACCGTGCAGGACCTATCTAAACAAGACATCAAGATAAATAAGGCGTATTTGGTGTCGTGTACCAATTCACGTTTATCTGATTTACAATCTGCCGCTCAAGTGGTTTGCCCCACTGGGGACTTAAACAAGGTCAACAAAGTCGCTCCAGGCGTGCAATTTTATATTGCTGCTGCCTCAtcagaaattgaaaaagatgcCCGTCAAACAGGTGCCTGGGAAAAATTGTTAAAGGCTGGTTGCATCCCATTACCTTCCGGTTGTGGTCCATGTATTGGCCTAGGTGCGGGCCTATTGGAACCAGGTGAAGTTGGTATAAGTGCTACCAACAGAAACTTCAAGGGTAGAATGGGTTCAAAGGATGCATTGGCTTATTTGGCTTCTCCCGCAGTGGTCGCTGCTTCCGCTGTGTTGGGTAAAATCGGTTCACCTGCTGAAGTTCTATCCATAAGTGAGATCCCATTTGATGGTGTCAAGACCCAGATAACCGAAAACACTGTCtctgaagaaaagggcGAAACAGAAGCTCCGGTTCCAAAGCAATCCgttgaaattttggaaggtTTCCCACGAGAGATCTCGGGCGAGTTGGTCTTTTGCGATGCTGACAACATCAATACTGATGGTATTTATCCAGGCAAGTACACTTACCAAGATGACGTTCCTAAAGAGACGATGGCCAAAGTCTGTATGGAAAATTATGACGCTGATTTCCAAACGAGGGCCCATCCTGGCGATATCGTCATCAGCGGGTTCAACTTCGGTACCGGATCCTCCAGAGAACAAGCGGCCACTGCATTATTGGCTAAAGGTATCAACTTGGTCGTGTCCGGCTCCTTCGGTAACATTTTCTCTAGGAACTCCATTAACAATGCTCTGTTGACTTTGGAAATTCCAACTCTAGTCAAGAAACTACGTGAGAAATATCAAGACGCTCCAAAGGAACTCACAAGGAGAACTGGTTGGTTCTTGAAATGGGATGTAGCTAATGCCAAAGTAGTCGTCACCGAGGGCTCTTTGGATGGTCCCGTCATCATGGAACAAAAAGTAGGTGAGTTAGGTAAGAACCTGCAAGAAATCATCGTGAAAGGTGGCCTAGAAGGTTGGGTCAAATCCCAACTATAA
- the FMN1 gene encoding riboflavin kinase, with translation MFSWTFYVSILIVLAGTFLIHRNTNTDMVDSFKREVDLPIPVQPRPPFPLVTDYCDIVSGFGRGSAELGIPTANVPIEQLPKGINDLDLGVYFGFAHIKAIDHGEPLVETRQDGRTVVYNYGQYLSEANGDLNVLPMVLSVGKNPFYGNDFKTMELHVLHDFKNDFYGAKVKFNILGHIRPELNYTTKEALINDINIDIKIAQKFLSTSPYQSFKRQL, from the coding sequence ATGTTTAGCTGGACTTTTTATGTTTCAATATTGATTGTGTTAGCAGGTACCTTCTTGATACATCGAAATACGAATACTGATATGGTCGATAGTTTCAAACGAGAAGTAGACTTGCCCATACCTGTACAACCACGTCCACCATTCCCGCTTGTTACAGATTATTGTGACATTGTTAGCGGGTTTGGACGTGGATCTGCTGAATTAGGCATCCCAACAGCCAACGTGCCCATAGAGCAGTTACCCAAAGGTATAAACGATCTGGATTTGGGTGTTTATTTTGGATTTGCTCACATCAAGGCTATTGACCATGGAGAACCCTTGGTCGAAACAAGGCAGGATGGTAGAACTGTGGTTTATAATTACGGTCAATACTTAAGTGAAGCAAATGGTGATTTAAACGTGCTCCCCATGGTACTTTCAGTAGGAAAAAATCCGTTCTACGGGAATGATTTCAAAACCATGGAATTGCATGTTCTTCACGATTTCAAGAACGATTTTTATGGGGCCAAGGTCAAATTTAATATTCTGGGCCACATCAGGCCCGAATTGAATTATACTACTAAAGAAGCCTTAATTAATGATATCAATATCGATATAAAGATTGCACAAAAATTCCTATCCACCTCGCCGTATCAATCATTTAAACGTCAACTATAG
- the PRP42 gene encoding mRNA splicing protein PRP42, whose product MDKYTALINDGKFSTLTLNVSRYPKSLVYWEKLLNHIINTSTPICKSIEPQLLELIRYTYSSMLNEFPYLENYYIDFALLEYKLGNVSRSHKIFQHGLQAFNQRSLLLWISYLKFCNNVVLNQKQLFKKYEMAEEFIGLHFFSGEFWDLYLEQIQLRCVSSKRYWSVLRKILEIPLHSFAKFYALWLYQVDDITDLKQLSQLTSEDELSKKLKINIKYSGRKGPYLQEAKKKLKKITKEMYMVVQYQVLEIYSIFESNIYSNYYTSSETLVSSDEIEAWIKYLDYTINFQTDSLTHLNFQRALLPLAHYDIIWIKYCQWLITAKNDLVGAKNVLLTGLKFSLKKTKIINLLYSVLCKLNDYELLRTLFEKIESSYSENIENVDDFEIFWDYLQFRIFYQNSVSPSRYSDSQLSGLLNKELFDKVWKRLSFKEKKTGQEILLNSLIQFYSKDTIEFVEKNVFRKILASNWEYYLQNGIFWSCYCRLIYFDTSRSYLEKRQYIVKTIWPQIDKKLAQNVLPSLTEFCQSYFPEELDTLEEIFTEKA is encoded by the coding sequence ATGGACAAGTATACGGCTCTAATTAACGATGGGAAGTTTTCAACTCTTACATTGAATGTCTCGAGATATCCTAAAAGTCTGGTATATTGGGAAAAGTTATTGAATCATATAATAAACACTTCCACACCAATATGCAAATCCATCGAACCTCAACTGTTAGAGCTAATACGATATACATATTCTTCTATGCTAAATGAATTTCCCTACTTGGAGAACTACTACATTGATTTCGCACTACTAGAATACAAGTTGGGGAACGTTTCCAGATCTCATAAGATATTTCAACATGGATTACAAGCATTTAACCAGAGATCTTTATTATTGTGGATATCATACCTAAAGTTCTGCAACAACGTTGTCTTGAACCAAAAGCaattattcaagaaatacGAAATGGCTGAAGAGTTCATTGgtttgcattttttcaGTGGAGAATTTTGGGATTTATATCTGGAACAAATCCAATTGAGATGTGTATCCTCCAAGAGATATTGGAGCGTCctaagaaaaatacttgAGATTCCGTTACACTCCTTTGCCAAATTTTATGCATTATGGTTATATCAAGTAGATGATATAACGGATCTGAAACAACTATCGCAACTGACAAGTGAAGACGAATTATCCAAGAAACTGAAGATAAACATCAAGTATAGCGGAAGGAAAGGTCCGTATTTACAAGaggcaaagaagaaactaaaaaagaTAACCAAAGAAATGTATATGGTAGTTCAATACCAAGTGCTTGAAATTTACTCCATTTTTGAATCGAATATTTATTCCAACTATTACACATCATCAGAAACTTTGGTCTCTTCGGATGAAATAGAAGCATGGATAAAATACCTCGATTACACAATCAATTTCCAAACTGATTCTTTAACACATTTGAATTTCCAAAGGGCTTTACTCCCCTTGGCCCATTACGATATTATATGGATAAAATACTGTCAGTGGTTAATTACTGCAAAAAATGACCTTGTGGGGGCCAAAAACGTTTTATTAACAGGATTGAAATTTTCGTTGAAAAAGACGAAGATAATAAACCTGCTGTATTCAGTCCTCTGTAAATTAAACGATTACGAGCTTTTGCGAaccctttttgaaaaaatcgaatCCTCGTATtctgaaaatattgaaaatgttgatgattttgaaatattctgGGATTATCTCCAATTCAGAATATTTTACCAAAATTCCGTGTCTCCAAGTCGATATTCTGATTCACAATTAAGTGGacttttgaataaagagCTATTTGACAAAGTTTGGAAGCGTTTgagtttcaaagaaaagaaaacggGACAAGAAATCCTGTTGAATAGCTTGATACAGTTTTATTCAAAGGACACAATAGAGTTtgtagaaaaaaatgtgttTAGAAAGATATTGGCATCCAATTGGGAGTACTATTTACAAAACGGTATTTTTTGGTCCTGCTATTGCCGCttaatttattttgatACTTCGAGATCGTACTTAGAGAAAAGACAGTATATTGTCAAGACAATCTGGCCCCAGATAGATAAGAAATTAGCCCAGAATGTCTTACCGTCGTTAACGGAATTCTGCCAGTCCTACTTTCCAGAAGAACTGGATACACTGGAGGAAATATTTACCGAAAAAGCTTGA